The Pseudochaenichthys georgianus chromosome 8, fPseGeo1.2, whole genome shotgun sequence genome has a segment encoding these proteins:
- the rpl23 gene encoding large ribosomal subunit protein uL14 → MSKRGRGGSSGAKFRISLGLPVGAVINCADNTGAKNLYIISVKGIKGRLNRLPAAGVGDMVMATVKKGKPELRKKVHPAVVIRQRKSYRRKDGVFLYFEDNAGVIVNNKGEMKGSAITGPVAKECADLWPRIASNAGSIA, encoded by the exons ATGTCTAAGAGAG GACGTGGTGGTTCTTCTGGAGCCAAGTTCCGCATCTCACTGGGTCTCCCAGTGGGAGCGGTCATCAACTGCGCTGACAACACAG GTGCTAAGAACCTGTACATCATCTCAGTGAAGGGCATCAAGGGTCGTCTGAACCGTCTGCCTGCTGCAGGAGTGGGTGACATGGTCATGGCCACAGTGAAGAAAGGAAAGCCAGAGCTCAGGAAGAAGG TGCATCCTGCGGTGGTGATACGGCAGCGGAAGTCGTATCGGCGAAAGGATGGCGTGTTTCTCTACTTTGAAGACAATGCAGGCGTCATAGTAAACAACAAAGGAGAAATGAAGG GTTCAGCCATCACAGGCCCGGTGGCAAAAGAGTGTGCTGACCTCTGGCCCAGGATCGCCTCCAACGCTGGCAGCATAGCCTGA